One window of Methanobrevibacter sp. TMH8 genomic DNA carries:
- a CDS encoding winged helix-turn-helix domain-containing protein, with protein MGTRGGLNRGRIIKALHKRPFNANNLSESLKLNYRTVTHHLNILEENKVVTSVGEKYGKIYMLSDSMEKNYSEFDNIWIQLVED; from the coding sequence ATGGGCACGAGGGGTGGATTAAACCGTGGCAGAATAATAAAAGCATTGCATAAAAGACCTTTTAATGCTAATAACCTTAGTGAAAGCTTAAAACTCAATTATAGGACTGTTACTCATCATTTAAATATATTAGAGGAAAATAAAGTAGTTACTAGTGTTGGGGAGAAGTATGGGAAAATTTATATGCTTTCAGATAGTATGGAAAAAAATTATAGTGAATTCGATAACATTTGGATACAATTAGTAGAAGATTAA